In the Malassezia vespertilionis chromosome 3, complete sequence genome, one interval contains:
- the PYC1 gene encoding pyruvate carboxylase (COG:C; EggNog:ENOG503NW8J) encodes MEASKDLASVTGTPDGAAFPSVEKVRNELKAQSGVVGKKLMVANRGEIAVRIMRTAHELGMHTVAIYSFEDRNCAHRAKADQAIEVGKGLSPVAAYLAIEDIVRIAVENGVDMIHPGYGFLSENPEFARQVEGAGIAFIGPRPETIDGLGDKTKARDLARAANVPIVPGTPGPIASYEMAEPFIKEVGLPVIIKAAMGGGGRGMRVVRNMDEFRESFERAVSEARSAFGDPTVFIERFLDRPRHIEVQLLADAQDNCIHLYERDCSVQRRHQKVVEIAPAHNLDPAVRDAILHDAVRLAKTANYRNAGTAEFLVDQLNRHYFIEINPRLQVEHTITEEVTGLDIVASQIMIAGGSTLADLGLGQDDIRTRGTAIQCRITTEDPESGFQPDTGRISVYRASGGNGVRLDAGSGFAGAQITPHFDSLLVKVTCRGLNYELARRKMIRALIEFRIRGVKTNIPYLISLLTHPYFIEGKTWTTMIDDTPELFNMIRTRNRAQKLLDYLGDLLVNGSQIKGQVGEPGLKNEIPIPLLHDAKGNQIDTSVPNTKGWRNIILNEGPDAFAKAVRAYDGTLIMDTTWRDAHQSLFATRLRTIDMVNIAKETSYALENAFSLECWGGATFDVSMRFLFEDPWERLRTLRKLVPNIPFQALIRGANAVGYTSYPDNAIYEFSKRAVENGLDIFRVFDSLNNFASLELGMDAAKVAGGVVEGTVCYTGDVANPKQHPKYTLDYYMDLVDKLIGTGNLHILGIKDMAGLLKPASARLLIGSIRAKYPDLPIHVHSHDTAGIAVASMLACAEAGADVVDCAIDAMSGLTSQPSMGAIVSSLEQTQLGTGISHQSIQNLNLYWSQVRTLYQNFEANVKASDSSVFDHEMPGGQYTNLMFQSQQLGLGSLWNEIKKAYMEANMLCGDIVKVTPSSKVVGDLAQFMVANKLSAKDVQERASELDFPMSVVEFFQGFLGTPPGGFPEPLRTNIIRDKERVQERRGATLPPMDFEKICKDLADKFHRPMTMEDAVSWAMYPAVFEDFQQFISTYGDLSKVSTRDFVGKPEVGKEIFAPLEDGKVAIVKLLSVAPLDEAAGTREVYFEVNSEPRCVTVQDKHASVEIVAREKASSEPGSVGSPLAGVVVDVRVQSNDQVKKGDALFVMSAMKMETVVSSPIDGTIKRLSVDAGDSVAQGDLLCEIA; translated from the coding sequence ATGGAAGCATCCAAGGATCTTGCATCGGTAACGGGCACTCCGGACGGTGCCGCATTCCCGTCTGTGGAGAAAGTTCGGAATGAGCTCAAAGCACAATCCGGCGTTGTCGGGAAGAAGCTAATGGTTGCAAACCGCGGCGAGATTGCGGTCCGTATCATGCGTACCGCGCATGAACTTGGTATGCATACGGTTGCGATTTACAGTTTCGAGGATAGGAACTGTGCGCACCGTGCAAAGGCCGACCAGGCCATCGAAGTCGGCAAAGGTCTCTCGCCTGTAGCAGCATACCTCGCGATTGAGGAcattgtgcgcatcgcggtAGAGAACGGTGTGGACATGATCCACCCCGGCTACGGATTTCTCTCCGAAAATCCCGAGTTTGCGCGCCAGGTGGAAGGAGCTGGGATTGCGTTCATTGGTCCCCGCCCCGAGACAATTGACGGCCTTGGCGACAagaccaaggcgcgcgatcttgcgcgcgcggccaaTGTTCCCATTGTCCCCGGCACGCCCGGCCCCATTGCGAGTTACGAGATGGCCGAGCCGTTCATTAAAGAGGTGGGCCTGCCCGTCATTATCAAGGCCGCcatgggcggcggtggcCGTGGCATGCGTGTTGTCCGCAACATGGACGAGTTCCGCGAGTCCTTtgagcgcgccgtgtcCGAAGCGCGCTCTGCGTTTGGCGACCCGACCGTTTTTATTGAGCGTTTCCTCGACAGGCCGCGTCACATTGaggtgcagctgcttgcagATGCGCAGGACAACTGCATCCACCTCTACGAGCGCGACTGCTCTGTCCAGCGCCGGCACCAAAAAGTAGTCGAGATTGCGCCCGCGCACAACTTGGATCCTGCCGTCCGCGACGCGATACTTCAcgacgccgtgcgcctTGCCAAGACAGCAAACTACCGCAACGCGGGCACGGCCGAGTTCCTTGTCGACCAGCTCAACCGTCATTACTTTATCGAGATCAACCCCCGTTTGCAGGTCGAGCATACCATCACGGAGGAGGTCACTGGCCTAGATATCGTCGCTTCGCAGATCATGATTGCTGGCGGCTCGACGCTCGCAGACCTTGGGCTCGGGCAAGACGACATCCGTacgcgcggcacggccaTCCAGTGCCGTATCACCACCGAGGACCCCGAGTCTGGCTTCCAGCCCGACACGGGCAGGATTTCCGTCTACCGCGCATCGGGCGGCAACGGTGTGCGTCTCGATGCTGGTTCGGgctttgcaggcgcgcagaTCACGCCGCACTTTGACTCCTTGCTCGTCAAGGTGACCTGCCGTGGCTTGAACTACGAGCTGGCGCGTCGCAAGATGATTCGCGCCTTGATCGAGTTCCGTATCCGCGGCGTCAAGACCAACATCCCATATCTCATCAGCCTCCTCACGCACCCCTACTTTATCGAAGGGAAGACGTGGACGACGATGATTGACGACACACCCGAATTATTCAACATGATCCGCACGAGGAACCGCGCGCAGAAGCTGCTCGACTATTTGGGCGACCTCTTGGTCAATGGCAGCCAGATCAAAGGTCAGGTTGGCGAGCCCGGCTTGAAGAACGAGATTCCAATCCCTCTTTTGCACGATGCAAAAGGCAACCAGATTGACACGAGTGTGCCCAACACCAAAGGATGGCGCAACATTATCCTCAACGAAGGCCCTGATGCGTTTGCCAAGGCGGTGCGTGCCTACGATGGCACACTCATCATGGACACGAcgtggcgcgacgcgcaccAAAGTCTGTTTGccacgcgcctgcgcaCGATCGACATGGTGAACATTGCCAAGGAGACCAGCTACGCGCTCGAGAATGCATTTAGTCTCGAGTGCTGGGGCGGTGCAACGTTTGATGTCTCGATGCGCTTTCTCTTTGAGGACCCGTGGGAGCGTCTGCGTACGCTGCGTAAGCTGGTGCCCAACATTCCTTTCCAGGCGCTCATCCGTGGCGCAAACGCGGTTGGCTACACCTCCTATCCCGACAATGCGATCTACGAGTTtagcaagcgcgccgtggagAATGGCCTCGACATTTTCCGTGTGTTTGACTCGCTGAACAACTTTGCTTCACTGGAGCTCGGCATGGACGCTGCCAAGGTTGCCGGTGGTGTCGTCGAAGGCACTGTCTGCTACACGGGCGATGTGGCGAACCCCAAACAGCATCCCAAGTACACGCTCGACTACTATATGGACCTTGTCGACAAGCTCATCGGCACAGGCAACTTGCACATCCTCGGCATCAAGGACATGGCCGGCCTGCTCAAGCctgcgtcggcgcgccttttgATCGGCTCGATCCGCGCCAAGTACCCCGACCTGCCCATCCATGTCCACTCGCACGACACCGCTGGCATTGCGGTTGCAAGCATGCTTGCATGTGCCGAGGCGGGTGCGGATGTGGTGGACTGTGCGATTGATGCCATGTCTGGACTTACGTCGCAGCCTTCCATGGGCGCGATTGTCAGCTCCTTGGAGCAGACCCAGCTCGGCACTGGCATTTCCCACCAGAGCATCCAGAACTTGAACCTCTACTGGTCCCAGGTACGCACCCTGTACCAAAACTTTGAGGCCAACGTCAAGGCATCCGACTCGTCTGTCTTTGACCACGAGATGCCCGGCGGCCAGTACACCAACCTCATGTTCCAGTCGCAGCAGCTGGGTCTTGGCTCGCTGTGGAACGAGATCAAGAAGGCATACATGGAAGCCAACATGCTCTGTGGCGACATTGTCAAAGTTACGCCTTCGTCCAAGGTTGTCGGCGACTTGGCACAGTTTATGGTCGCGAACAAGCTCAGTGCCAAGGATGTACAGGAGCGTGCTTCCGAGCTCGACTTTCCCATGTCTGTTGTCGAGTTTTTCCAGGGCTTTCTCGGCACGCCCCCTGGTGGATTCCCCGAGCCCCTCCGCACCAACATTATCCGCGACAaggagcgtgtgcaggaACGTCGCGGCGCTACGCTCCCCCCCATGGACTTTGAGAAGATTTGCAAGGATCTCGCCGACAAGTTCCACCGCCCCATGACGATGGAGGATGCGGTCAGTTGGGCCATGTATCCTGCTGTGTTTGAAGACTTTCAACAGTTTATCTCGACGTATGGCGACTTGAGCAAGGTGTCCACGCGCGACTTTGTCGGCAAGCCCGAGGTCGGCAAGGAGATCTTTGCACCCCTCGAGGACGGCAAAGTTGCCATCGTCAAGCTCCTCTCTGTTGCGCCCCTTGATGAGGCCGCCGGCACGCGGGAAGTCTACTTTGAGGTCAACTCGGAGCCGCGCTGTGTCACGGTGCAGGATAAGCATGCTAGCGTTGAGATCGTCGCCCGCGAAAAAGCAAGCAGCGAGCCGGGCAGCGTCGGCTCGCCGCTTGCTGGTGTTGTGGTCGACGTGCGCGTCCAAAGCAACGACCAGGTCAAGaaaggcgatgcgctttttGTGATGAGTGCGATGAAGATGGAGACAGTGGTGTCGTCGCCCATTGACGGCACCATCAAGCGCCTCAGTGTTGACGCGGGCGATTCCGTGGCGCAGGGCGACCTACTGTGCGAGATTGCGTAG
- a CDS encoding uncharacterized protein (TransMembrane:1 (n3-14c19/20o231-249i); SECRETED:SignalP(1-19)), which translates to MLALQVLLGVLALLSVLCAQPDAGHRAVHATTTLAAAASSHTINARLQPTVSLKKRSYIARPLSTVTPNVALYLPDIPGDQHDGGATSVYYYGPGNQAITTVYALVTGTVGVGEGPKTTYMYQGPTEAYLANVERTVDLGRAKGGVRTAPFNVKCVYSRGLHRMGSCQYMYLSAQSTSIYEKNYKTMIDAKTTITPVAWLVQSMRREAATSGITTIPAPYSATSSAASLSSLYGLCTALIVTLLVGAFIV; encoded by the coding sequence ATGCTCGCTCTCCAAGTGCTGCTTGGCGTACTTGCGCTCTTGTCTGTGCTGTGTGCACAGCCTGATGCTGGCCACAGGGCGGTACATGCAACGACTACTTTGGCGGCTGCCGCATCGTCCCATACAATCAacgcgcgcttgcagccCACAGTGTCCCTGAAGAAACGCTCTTACATCGCACGTCCGCTGAGCACCGTCACACCGAACGTGGCGCTCTACCTGCCCGATATTCCGGGCGACCAACACGACGGCGGGGCAACGAGCGTGTACTACTACGGCCCGGGCAACCAGGCAATCACGACGGTCTACGCGCTCGTCACCGGGACCGTCGGTGTTGGGGAGGGCCCCAAGACCACGTACATGTACCAAGGACCCACGGAAGCCTATCTGGCGAATGTAGAACGCACGGTGGATCTCGGCAGGGCCAagggcggcgtgcgcaccgcgccattCAATGTCAAGTGTGTTTATTCTCGCGGGCTCCACCGCATGGGCTCCTGCCAGTACATGTACTTGTCTGCGCAGAGCACCTCGATCTACGAAAAGAACTACAAGACCATGATCGATGCCAAGACTACCATCACACCCGTTGCATGGCTCGTGCAAAGTATGCGTCGCGAGGCGGCCACCTCGGGGATCACCACGATTCCTGCGCCCTACTCTGCCACGAGCAGTGCAGCATCGTTGTCGAGCCTATATGGCTTATGCACAGCATTGATAGTTACACTGCTTGTCGGTGCATTTATAGTGTGA
- a CDS encoding 4-aminobutyrate--2-oxoglutarate transaminase (EggNog:ENOG503NVGI; COG:E), whose protein sequence is MQTEAEVFGAEHITSGVGRLTEYVLEKGEGSYVFTDQGKKLLDLTSGIGVVNVGHCHPTVTKAAQSQCGKITHAQVNITYSAAQITLLRALLDVMPFKELDTFFLTNSGSEAIESCVRIVRTVTKRPNVIVVQGSYHGRTAGAAAMTRSKTVYSMGGHPLMGGVFATAFPFYAQQGEPVDTPEEQLSQKALAQLRLLLEQQTAPCDTAAIFIETVLGEGGYVPAPASFLQGVRAICDEHGILYVADEIQSGYGRTGTMFAVERIGVRPDIMVMAKGLANGFPLSCVVGSKEIMKKLPAGTLGGTYAGNAVACAAATAVLDVFRDERVLENVAKRSEQLLAGLDAIRHTPAGQTIEQIRGHGLMIGIQFKPHDVSIGGMLAQACVEHGMLVLTTSIFDVIRLVPPLTITESEMDEALRILCAAFEAVGQRLGAARATSTM, encoded by the coding sequence ATGCAGACCGAAGCGGAAGTGTTTGGGGCGGAGCACATCACCAGCGGTGTTGGCCGCCTCACCGAATATGTGCTTGAAAAAGGCGAGGGATCTTACGTGTTCACCGACCAAGGCAAGAAATTGCTGGATCTCACGTCGGGGATTGGCGTCGTGAATGTGGGCCATTGCCATCCCACCGTGacgaaagcggcgcagtcgCAGTGCGGGAAAATCACGCATGCCCAAGTCAACATCACGTACAGCGCGGCACAGATtacgctgctgcgcgcgctgctcgacgtgATGCCGTTCAAAGAGCTCGATACGTTTTTCCTCACCAACTCGGGGTCCGAGGCCATCGAGTCATGCGtccgcatcgtgcgcacggTCACCAAACGCCCGAATGTGATTGTCGTCCAGGGCTCTTATCACGGCCGCACggccggcgctgcggccatgacgcgcagcaagacgGTGTACAGCATGGGCGGCCATCCGTTGATGGGCGGCGTGTTTGCCACCGCCTTTCCATTTTACGCCCAGCAGGGCGAGCCTGTGGACACGCCCGAAGAACAGCTCTCTCAAaaggcacttgcgcagctccgtctgctgctcgagcagcagacTGCACCTTGCGACACGGCCGCTATTTTTATCGAGACCGTACTTGGCGAAGGCGGCTACGTGCCCGCCCCAGCGTCGTTCCTCCAAGGCGTCCGTGCGATCTGTGACGAACACGGGATCTTGTACGTGGCCGACGAGATCCAGAGTGGGTACGGCCGTACCGGGACCATGTTTGCCGTGGAGCGAATCGGCGTGCGCCCCGACATCATGGTGATGGCGAAAGGCCTTGCAAATGGATTCCCACTCAGCTGCGTTGTGGGGTCTAAGGAAATTATGAAGAAACTGCCTGCGGGCACACTTGGCGGCACGTACGCAGGCAACGCGGtggcgtgcgccgctgccacCGCGGTCCTAGACGTCTTTCGTGACGAGCGCGTGCTGGAGAATGTCGCAAAGCGGAGCGAGCAGCTACTCGCCGGCCTAGACGCCATTCGCCACACGCCTGCTGGCCAGACGATTGAGCAGATTCGTGGCCACGGACTCATGATTGGAATTCAGTTCAAGCCGCACGACGTGTCGATCGGCGGCATGCTTGCACAGGCTTGTGTCGAGCACGGGATGCTGGTCCTGACTACGAGCATCTTTGACGTCATACGCCTGGTCCCGCCATTGACCATCACCGAATCGGAaatggacgaggcgcttcgcatcctgtgcgccgcgttcGAGGCCGTGggccagcgcctcggcgcggcgcgcgccaccTCCACAATGTAG